The Williamwhitmania sp. DNA window TAGGCCTGAATATAGGTGCGACGGAAACCATCGAAGAGGAAGCCGTTGGCATCGGGGTTGTCGGTAATGGTGTTCTCAATAATCTGCACAATAATTTCGTCAGGGACCAAACCACCGGCGGCAATAATGCTCTGCGCTTCCTGTCCCAGCTTGGTATTGTTGGCTAACTCACGGCGAAGTAGATCGCCCGTGGAAATGTAGAAGAGGTTATACTTCTTAATGAGAAACTCGGACTGGGTTCCCTTTCCTGCCCCCGGAGGGCCAAAGAGCGCAATGTTAAGCATAGATGTAGGTTTGCAAGCGGTTTATTGGGTTGTTTTCGTTACCCAAGATAGGAAATGATTTGTTGAATTGGAAACATTAAAATAAGAAAAGAGGGGGTTGACTAAGACAATGGGGAAATTTGAAGATGAGAAAAAAGTGAATTTGAAAAATTCAAGAATGGGACAAGTTCAAAGGAGTTTCTCTTTTCTCCTCACGCTCTGCCCAAATCATGGCTTCAAAACTATCGTTTGTAGCATCTGCTAATAGTTCTATTGGAGTGCTATCGTTCTAAAATATTTGCAACAACTTTTAATTCAAGTATTTGACCACTAAATTCTTATGTTTTTAATATCTTGCATCCTTCAGTTTAAATTAATCTCACGGTTGTCACTTTGGGGGATAGAACCATGTAACCATCAGTATGCAATTACATTCATGATCACTTCTTGCTCCGTTCCCACTCACCTCAAATTTTCTTTAATCTTTGATATAATGAAATCCATCTTAAAAGGTTTGGAGATGTAGTCGGTACAGCCACAACCAAATGCTTTATTCCTATCAAAGTCGGTGGAGTATGCTGTTTGAGCAATAATGGGCATGTTGGGATTAAAATCTTTTATCTTCATTGTGGCTTCAAAGCCATCCATAACGGGCATTTTAATATCCATCAGGATGAGATCAATTTCCTGTTCTTTACAAATAGAAATAGCCTCCACACCATTTTTTGCCCACACCAGATTAAGGTTCAAGTTCGAAAGAATCTCCTCCAAAAGCATGTAGTTCGATTCTTCATCCTCCGCAATTAGGAGGGTTTTGGTTATGTTTGCGTCAGCTTTCGCTCCACCTATGGGTTGGTTATCGGCTGCAATTTTCGCTATTGTTTTTTTATGGGGGATTGTAAAGTAAAACGTTGAACCTTTTCCTAATTCTGATTTTAGCCAAACTCTACCACCAAGAAGCTCAACATATGCTTTTGATATAGACAACCCCAATCCAGAGCCTCCAAATTCGCGAGCACCAGTGCTTTCCACTTGGCTGAAATGTTTAAATATTTCCTGCTGCATTTCGGGGGAAATGCCAATACCGGTATCCTCCACATAAAACTCAATTTCTATTTCTCTTTCCTTTACGCTATACCCAAAATTAACATATCCCTCCTTTGTGAACTTAATGGCGTTATCGAGCAGCTTTGTCAATATTTGTAAGAGCTTTGCTTCGTCCGACATGATCAAAACTTCATCGTGGAGTAGTATATTTTCCGACACCAATGTAAGACCTTTGGATTGGCACTTGGGCTGGAAATGTTCGTAAGTCTGATTCATCACCATGTTTAGGTCAACCTTCTCCTCTGCGGTGCTCTCCTGCCCTGCCTCAATGGTTGCAATGCTTATTATGTCGGTGATAATGCCAAGAAGTTGGTAACAACTTTGAGTGATTATGTCGATGAATTGTACTTGCTTTTCACTCGCAAGGGCAGGATCGCTAAGAAATCCGGAAAAGCCAATAATCGCATTCATGGGCGTGCGCACCTCATGGGAGATGTTGTGCAAAAATGCGGTCTTCAACCGATCACTCTCCTCCGCCTTTTCTTTGGCAACAATTAAATCTGCCTCTGTTCTTTTACGAACCTCGATTTCAGCGGATAGATCAGCCGTTCGTACCTCAACCAATTCTTCAAGACGCTCGTTTATTGTTCTCAGCTCCTCCTGTGCCTGAACTAATTCAGAATTTTTTTGAACTGCTGCATCATAGGAGGAGATGAGCAGTGAAAGCATCTGCTGCTGATTGGCCGTTATAAACCGTTTCTTACCCCCAAATGATATTTCAACGCCAACCCTTACGATATCACCATGACGGAACTCTTTATTGGCAATGATTTGGTCAATGATAGACAGTAAATATTTTTCGGAATAGGGTTTGGTAAGAAAATTATCGGCACCACAGGCAAGCCCTTCCAGCACATCCTCGGAATTAGAGAGGGAGGTTAGCAGAATTACTGGAATATCTGACGTGGTCTCATTTGATTTAATGGCTTTGCACAATTCGTACCCATCCATTTCAGGCATAACAATATCGCTGATAACTATTGCTGGCAACTTCTCCAGAGCAAGGTCAAGAGCCATTTTTCCGTTTTTGGCCACAATTACCTCAAAGCTATTCTTCTCAAGGGCGTATCTCAACTGCTCTGCCTGAGTTGGGCTATCCTCTGCTATTAGGATTTGGAAAACAGCCTCTTCCGAATCTACTGTGTCTTTCATAGCGTCCTTTCATTATTAGTAAAATAATTGAAAGATATTGTGCAACGATTTACCTCGGTAACGGGGATATCGTAGAGTTGTCAGTCAATGTTTCCAGAAAAATTTTAAGTAACACTGGGTGTTCGCTCTATCTCTGTAGTTTTTCTATTCATTCTACTTGGTTTGTAATTAATACCGTTTGCTGAAAAATAGTGCGTTATTATACAAATTTAATCCATTCGATCTCTCAGCGGAAGTGTGAAGTAAAAAGAGCTGCCCCTATTCACCTCACTTTCGGCCCAAATTCTACCACCATGCTTTTCAACAAACTCCTTACACAAGGATAATCCCAAACCAGTTCCTCCCTCATTATCAGTTCCTATTGTGGTATTTGTTTGTGAAAAGTTAAATAAGTTAGCTAAGATTTCCGGTGCAATCCCAACTCCACTATCGGTAACAGAAATGGTAAGGCTTGAATCCCTTTGCGTGGCACCAATATCAATTCGACCTCCTTTATGGGTGAATTTTATGGCGTTAGAAATCAGGTTTCGCAGAACAATTTTCAGCATATCCGCATCGGCAAATGCAACAGTCCCCTTACCATAAGAGCTATTTATGGTGATGCTTTTTTTATCAGCGGTCTGTTTTAAATTTTCAACTACCTCCAAGCCTATATCTGAAAATTCCAACTCCTTGGGCTCAAAAGAAATTTTACCCGATTGCGATTGTGCCCAAATGAGTAGGTCCTCCAGTAAGGAAAAGGTATTTTGTGCTGATGTGTTAATTATACCAAGCATTCCTTCCTTCTTTTCGATATCGTAAGTTCGAAAATTTTTCGTTAGCATATCTAAATAGCCTAGTATCGAATTAAAGGGGCTCTTCAGATCGTGTGCAATAATAGAGTAGAATTTATCCTTCTCTGCATTTACAATCTGCAGCTGCTCGTTTTTGCGCTTAATCTCTTCCTCTGCCAATTTATGGTCGGTGATATCGATTGTAAAACCAGCTATGTAGGTAGGTATATTCTCAACATAAATGGGGAACTTAATTGTATTATAGTATTTCCCATTTAACTTTTCCTCAAGCATAGCTGGCTTTCCATCGCGAAGAATTTTCAGATCGTCAGCAACAACTTTTTTAGCAAATTCTGATGGAAAAAGATCATCCATGGTTTTGCCAAGCAGGTCATTAATAGGTCGACCAAGCATTTGCTCATAGTTCTTGCTTAGCCTAAGCGAGCGTGTCTGAGCATCTTTAAAAAAGACATAAACGGGGCTATACTCCATAAATTGGTTAAATATTAATTCGCTCTCTTTCAGCTGCTCTGCAATTTGCTGGCTAATTTTAGTTTCGGCCAACAAATCTTGTGTTCGTTCCTCCACCAACGATTCCAACCTTTCGTTCAACAATCTTAACTCATCGCGGGTTTTTACAAGTTCTGCATTTTGCTGAACAGCTCCGTCGTAAATATTCAACAACAAATTGATTACGCTTTGCTGATCCGAATTGATAAATCGTTTTTTTCCTTCAAATAGAATTTCTACACTAAAAGGAGATGTATTTTGAACCTGACCATTTTCTTCGGAAAGGATTTTATTTACATTAGTCAGAAAAGATAACTCGCGGAATGGCTTAGTAATAAAGCTGTTAGCACCAGATGAAAGTCCGTGAATTACCTCCTTCGCATCCGAAAGTGAGGTAATCAAAATAACGGGTATGTCCTTGGTTGCATCTTTCGATTTTATCTCCTTGCAGAGGTCGTAACCATCCATCTTAGGCATTACAATATCGCTGACAACCAACAATGGTTTATTCTCTCTGATAAGAGCAAGAGCTTCCTCACCATCTTGAGCAATTATTGATCTATAATCACCTTTCTCAAGAATATACTGTAATAGCGCTGCTTGTGAAGGACTATCCTCAACTATCAAAATGTAATTAAAATCACTTTTCAAGCTCTTTTTGTTGTCCATAATTTCCCAACTTATTTTGAAAACAGTGCACTTATAGTCTTTGATATATTTTCGGGTGAAAGGATATAGGTTGCTGCATTTAGCTTTATAGCCTCGCCAGGCATTCCATGCACAACCGAGCTCTCCTTATCCTGCGCAAAAGTAATGGCACCACAATCTTTCATAAGCTTCAGCTCATCTACCCCATCGCGGCCCATTCCCGTAAGCAAAACGCCAACCGCTTTTGCCCCAAATGCTTCCGCTGATGTACGAAATAGGAAAGCGACGGATGGCCGTAGCCCATTTTCCAACCCATGGTTACTCAGCACAATTTTGGGCCCATTTTCAACGCCCATATGGAAGTTATCGGGTGCTATATAACCATGACCCGGTAATGGAAACTCTCCGTGAGAGGCAATATGTAGCGGAAAATGGGTGGTGTTCTTAAGCCATTCAACAAAACCTTCGACAAAACCTTGAGAAATATGTTGAACAATTAAAATTGGGACTGGAATATTTTTGGGCAAATTGGAGAGTATTCTTTGTAACACCAGAGGGCCTCCCGTTGAGGCACCAATTGAAATGAGCTGAATTGCTGCTTCCGTATTTGTTGTTTTCTTTATTTCGGGTTTAGCAGTAAAATTTACTTTAGACCGAGAGGCAATTCGTTTAACCAATTTCACCTCTGACATCAATTTAAGTGTCTGAACCAACTCCTGGGTATCTTTTTTATAATCGGGATGATCTACGCTTGGGGGCTTCTTAACAATGGCTAAAGCACCTGCATCAATCATGCTAAATGAAAAGGTTACATCCTTAACGTTTACACTTCCAGTAACAATAACAATTGGCGTTGGATTCGTCTCCATTATTATCTTCGTAGCCTCATAGCCATCTAATTTGGGCATATGCCAATCCATTGCAATCACATCGGGAGAATGCTTAGCAACCGCGTCGATTGCCTCTTCACCGTCGTTAGCAACTCCAACAATACTAAAAATTGGATCAGAGCTAATCGCATAAACTAGCAGCTGCTGCATTACGGGGGAATCTTCAACTATTAGGATTTTTATCATTATTGCGATTTTATTTACGAAGAATTGAAATTAGAAAATAGAAATTAGTAGCCCAACTTTAACCTACTTTCCAATATTTCCCAATTTCAAGTTTCCAATCTAGAATTCTCAATTTCACTGTATTTTGTGGTATTTATAAAGGTGTTTAATTTTGGTCCGAATTTCTCAATTATTATAAGGTACTTTTCTGCTTGGGTTTCATTAAGGATTCTTCTGCGGATCAACTTTCTCAACCATGCTTTAGTTTCCTCAAAGGAACCACGTGAATACAAATAGAATTTTCTTCGATCGGGGGGTGTAAACCGGCCATATCCTTCGGCAATATTTGCAGCGATACTATCGGAAGATCGGATAATTTGGTATCCAATTGTGTTTTGAACCTTTTTATCCCAGCTGTCAAAATCTTTCCATATCATATCGGCCAATTCCTCCGCCAGTTTATAAACGTCCAAATCGCTAACCTTTATCATGTCAATTAGAACTGTTTTGTTTCCAAATTTCCAATTTCCAACCCTTCTATATCAATTTTTCTATCACCTCCAGCAAATTACTTTGGTCGAAGCTACTCTTTACGATATAGGCATTGGCCCCAACATCTATTCCAAGCTCGCGATCCTCTCGCGATTCCAAGGCTGTAACCAGCACCACGGGTAGCTCAGCAAGCTTCTTCTCCTTTCTCATCTTTGCGGTAAGCTCAAAGCCATTCATTCTGGGCATATCCACATCCGATACAACTAAATCGAACTCCCCAACCAACACTTTCGTGTAGGCATCAACACCATCCACCGCTGATTCAACTATATAACCGGCAGATTCCACAATGCTCTTTATTAAAGCACGGGAGGTGATTGAGTCGTCTACCACAAGAATTCTATATTTCTTTGCCGCATCGGCTACCACCTCCTTCGGCTCCTTTATTGGTGCGCTAATTTGGGTTGCAGACTGCATCAAATCGGCAACATTGATAATGGGCACAACTTTTCCATTCCCCAAAATGGTTGCTCCGCCCATGTTTCTTACCTTAACCAGCTGCTTACCCAACTTTTTAACAAGAATTTGGAGCTCGTCGAAAATTTCATCTACCACAAAGCCAATTCGCTTTTCATCGTGCTTTAGAACAATAATTTGAATAGCGCTAACCGATTGATCAGCACCCGATTTCCTTGTAGATCCATTAACAGTATTCCTAATTCCAAGCACATCGCCAAGCTTTATAATTCCAATAATCGCTGTACCAAGCAGGATTGTCTCCCTATTTTCGGTGGTTTTGATCTCATCCTTACTAATCCTAATAGCCCGTTCCACATTTGCAGTTGGCATAAAAAAGAGGTGATCGCCAGTTCTTACCAAAACGGCTCTTGAGGTTGAAAGGGTGAGCGGCAGCCGAATGCGAAACGTTGTGCCAATATTTAGATGGCTATCGACGGAAACGGTTCCCCCTAGCTTTCCTACCTTTTCGCGAACAATAGCTAAGCCCAAACCACGCCCAGAGATATCGGTAATCATGGGGCTTGTGGTAATACCCGATTTAAAAACTAAATCCTGCACCTCTTGCGGAGACATTGTTTCTGCGCTCGCCTTTGTGATAATACCCGACTTAATCGCAGCTGAAATTACTCTATTGGTATTAATGCCCTCGCCATCGTCCGAAATGCTAATTTCGAGGTTATGGCCCTCAATTGCTGAAAAAGAAAGAGTAATAGTTCCAAAAGAAGTTTTTTTTGCCTTAAGCCGATCTGATGGAGTTTTTATGCCATGATCGATGCAATTCCGAATTAAATGCACCAATGGGTCCTTAAGCTCTTCCAAAACTCGTTTATCCACTTCAACCTCTTTCCCCTGAATAGTAAACTCCACCTCCTTCTTCTGAGCACGAGCAAGATCACGAACCAGCTTTGGAAACCCTTCTGTAATTGTGGAAATAGGGAGCATTAGTATCTTTTTCATCGACTCAACATGCTCATCTACCATCCGGCTTAGCGAACGTTGATCACTTTCTAACTCATTTATAATGGTACTGAGATGTCGCTCCAGCTCATCCATCCGTTCAGTTGTCCAATTAATTATCTCTTTCGATTGAGCCGGACTTGAAGCTGAGTGGAGGGAATACGTTTTAACCAACTCCACCTTCCATGAATTAATCAGATCGTGCATCTCCCCTAGCTCAACTACCCTTTGAGCAGAGGTTACTTTAGATTGAATCATCTGCTCTGCTTGCAAAAACAGGGGATCAAGCTTTGCTATAGGGATTCTTACCGATTCTATTTGCAGCAATTTTTCCTCAACGGGTTCATTCTGAGATGCCGAATTACTTGATGGTACCTCAGCTGCCGTTTTTATTGCTCGCGGAGTTTTAACTGTAGCTATTGGCTCAACCGCTTTTGTAATCGAATGATTAGCATCACCGATGGATTGTAGCTGTTTTATTAATCCTCTCACCTCGTTGGAACTGGCTATCGATACCCCTGTAACCATTTTCGAAATGGTATCAATGGCTTTATGGATAAGATCAAACTGATAGGCAGAAAAAGAGAGTCGATTGTTCTTGAACTTGGCAAAAATGCTCTCCAAAACCTGACATAACGATTCAATATCGCTCCTTCCAACAGACCGTGCCGCCCCCTTCAGACTATGCATCTCACGAAAAATTGATTCGATCAGCTCCACGGTCCCTATGCTATTTGGATTCTTCTCCAATTCAATTAAGCCCTTGGAGAGCACGTTAATATGCTCCTCCGCCTCAACCTTGAACATGGCTTGAAGTCGTTTTATGAATTCTTCGTCTTTTGTATCCATTGGGGCATCTTCCTTTATATTTAATGTTTAGCTTTTAGGATGAAGACTATTAGGCTGTAGGTTTATAGTCAGGAAAGCCTATTTTCCTATAGCCTAATAGCCTATAACCTAAATCTTATACTGTTCAACCAAAACTTTCAGCTTCTGGCCCAGCTCATTTAGACCCTTGGCTGCTTTTTCGGCCTGAACCATGCTTGCAGCATTCTCAGTTCCAGCTTGATTGATATTCTGCATTGCCAACCCAATCTGATCCATACCCACAACCTGCTGCTGACTCGATGCCACAATCTGTGTTGCTGCCTCAACTGCTTTGCTGCTGCTGTCTGCTAATTTTTTAATGGTATCGCCAGCCTGAGCCGATTGTTTTACGCCAATATCAACCGCTCTGCTAGTTTGTTCTGTCGCCATTACAGCAGAACTAGTTGTTTTCTGTACATCATTTAATATATTACGCACCTG harbors:
- a CDS encoding four helix bundle protein; translated protein: MIKVSDLDVYKLAEELADMIWKDFDSWDKKVQNTIGYQIIRSSDSIAANIAEGYGRFTPPDRRKFYLYSRGSFEETKAWLRKLIRRRILNETQAEKYLIIIEKFGPKLNTFINTTKYSEIENSRLET
- a CDS encoding hybrid sensor histidine kinase/response regulator, coding for MDTKDEEFIKRLQAMFKVEAEEHINVLSKGLIELEKNPNSIGTVELIESIFREMHSLKGAARSVGRSDIESLCQVLESIFAKFKNNRLSFSAYQFDLIHKAIDTISKMVTGVSIASSNEVRGLIKQLQSIGDANHSITKAVEPIATVKTPRAIKTAAEVPSSNSASQNEPVEEKLLQIESVRIPIAKLDPLFLQAEQMIQSKVTSAQRVVELGEMHDLINSWKVELVKTYSLHSASSPAQSKEIINWTTERMDELERHLSTIINELESDQRSLSRMVDEHVESMKKILMLPISTITEGFPKLVRDLARAQKKEVEFTIQGKEVEVDKRVLEELKDPLVHLIRNCIDHGIKTPSDRLKAKKTSFGTITLSFSAIEGHNLEISISDDGEGINTNRVISAAIKSGIITKASAETMSPQEVQDLVFKSGITTSPMITDISGRGLGLAIVREKVGKLGGTVSVDSHLNIGTTFRIRLPLTLSTSRAVLVRTGDHLFFMPTANVERAIRISKDEIKTTENRETILLGTAIIGIIKLGDVLGIRNTVNGSTRKSGADQSVSAIQIIVLKHDEKRIGFVVDEIFDELQILVKKLGKQLVKVRNMGGATILGNGKVVPIINVADLMQSATQISAPIKEPKEVVADAAKKYRILVVDDSITSRALIKSIVESAGYIVESAVDGVDAYTKVLVGEFDLVVSDVDMPRMNGFELTAKMRKEKKLAELPVVLVTALESREDRELGIDVGANAYIVKSSFDQSNLLEVIEKLI
- a CDS encoding nucleoside monophosphate kinase; the encoded protein is MLNIALFGPPGAGKGTQSEFLIKKYNLFYISTGDLLRRELANNTKLGQEAQSIIAAGGLVPDEIIVQIIENTITDNPDANGFLFDGFRRTYIQA
- a CDS encoding ATP-binding protein, yielding MDNKKSLKSDFNYILIVEDSPSQAALLQYILEKGDYRSIIAQDGEEALALIRENKPLLVVSDIVMPKMDGYDLCKEIKSKDATKDIPVILITSLSDAKEVIHGLSSGANSFITKPFRELSFLTNVNKILSEENGQVQNTSPFSVEILFEGKKRFINSDQQSVINLLLNIYDGAVQQNAELVKTRDELRLLNERLESLVEERTQDLLAETKISQQIAEQLKESELIFNQFMEYSPVYVFFKDAQTRSLRLSKNYEQMLGRPINDLLGKTMDDLFPSEFAKKVVADDLKILRDGKPAMLEEKLNGKYYNTIKFPIYVENIPTYIAGFTIDITDHKLAEEEIKRKNEQLQIVNAEKDKFYSIIAHDLKSPFNSILGYLDMLTKNFRTYDIEKKEGMLGIINTSAQNTFSLLEDLLIWAQSQSGKISFEPKELEFSDIGLEVVENLKQTADKKSITINSSYGKGTVAFADADMLKIVLRNLISNAIKFTHKGGRIDIGATQRDSSLTISVTDSGVGIAPEILANLFNFSQTNTTIGTDNEGGTGLGLSLCKEFVEKHGGRIWAESEVNRGSSFYFTLPLRDRMD
- a CDS encoding response regulator; the encoded protein is MKDTVDSEEAVFQILIAEDSPTQAEQLRYALEKNSFEVIVAKNGKMALDLALEKLPAIVISDIVMPEMDGYELCKAIKSNETTSDIPVILLTSLSNSEDVLEGLACGADNFLTKPYSEKYLLSIIDQIIANKEFRHGDIVRVGVEISFGGKKRFITANQQQMLSLLISSYDAAVQKNSELVQAQEELRTINERLEELVEVRTADLSAEIEVRKRTEADLIVAKEKAEESDRLKTAFLHNISHEVRTPMNAIIGFSGFLSDPALASEKQVQFIDIITQSCYQLLGIITDIISIATIEAGQESTAEEKVDLNMVMNQTYEHFQPKCQSKGLTLVSENILLHDEVLIMSDEAKLLQILTKLLDNAIKFTKEGYVNFGYSVKEREIEIEFYVEDTGIGISPEMQQEIFKHFSQVESTGAREFGGSGLGLSISKAYVELLGGRVWLKSELGKGSTFYFTIPHKKTIAKIAADNQPIGGAKADANITKTLLIAEDEESNYMLLEEILSNLNLNLVWAKNGVEAISICKEQEIDLILMDIKMPVMDGFEATMKIKDFNPNMPIIAQTAYSTDFDRNKAFGCGCTDYISKPFKMDFIISKIKENLR
- the cheB gene encoding chemotaxis-specific protein-glutamate methyltransferase CheB — encoded protein: MIKILIVEDSPVMQQLLVYAISSDPIFSIVGVANDGEEAIDAVAKHSPDVIAMDWHMPKLDGYEATKIIMETNPTPIVIVTGSVNVKDVTFSFSMIDAGALAIVKKPPSVDHPDYKKDTQELVQTLKLMSEVKLVKRIASRSKVNFTAKPEIKKTTNTEAAIQLISIGASTGGPLVLQRILSNLPKNIPVPILIVQHISQGFVEGFVEWLKNTTHFPLHIASHGEFPLPGHGYIAPDNFHMGVENGPKIVLSNHGLENGLRPSVAFLFRTSAEAFGAKAVGVLLTGMGRDGVDELKLMKDCGAITFAQDKESSVVHGMPGEAIKLNAATYILSPENISKTISALFSK